A window of Solanum stenotomum isolate F172 chromosome 9, ASM1918654v1, whole genome shotgun sequence genomic DNA:
AAACTGTTGAATGTCAAGCATAAATGCTGAGGTATATATACGGATATTGATAACCAACGTCTTTTCTTAACACTACAGAGATTATACGAGGAGATGGCAAACAAAATTGACGTTGTATGCAATGCTGGGACAGTCTCAGATCAAGCAAAATTAGAATACAAAGGATTTTCCAAATGGAATTCATATTCATCCAAGAAAAACCATGCTGCTATCTTGCAGGTacaaaaaagtaacaaaaatattGGTTCAAGTTAGGCAATGTACTCGTTTCGTATGTTTAGAGAGATTCAACAATTTATTTACAcacaattttttctaataattttccGATGAAGGGGATTCAATTGAATGTTTGAATCCTCTTTTCGTTAAAGGTAGCTCTGCTGCTGACTATCACATTATGGATAGAATAAATGCAACTTTACATATCTGATATCTTATATGTCTGCTTTCATTCGCGTACTAGATACTAAACGACAGCAGAGACGAAGAGACAAAGGACGTTGATGGGGTAAGACTGCCAACATTGGTCTATGTGGCTCGGGAGAAGCATCCTGAGCACTTCCATAATTTCAAAGCCGGGGCGATGAATGCATTGGTAAGTCTAGTACCAGTTGCTCATCACATAAGTGAAATCTTGAATAAACCTGTGGATGATTTTGTTGATTACAATGTTCAGCTCAGGGTGTCCTCAGAGATCAGCAATGCGCCAGTAATTCTGAATGTAGATTGTGATATGTACTCGAACAACTCAAATGCGATTCAAGATGCTCTTTGCTTTTTTATGGATGAAGAAAGAAGTCGTGAAATTGCTTTCGTGCAATTtccacaatctttcggaaatgCCACTAAAAATGAAGTTTATGGTTCTCTGAGAGTAATTGATGAGGTTAGTACACTGTACATCTTTATTTGGTTTTATGGTGTTGATGAATATTCATTGCTGAAATTTTTGTATCGTTACTTTTATGTCAACTTAAGGTGGAATTCCACGGTGCTGATGGTTACGGAGGCCCTTTGTATACTGGAACTGGCTGCTTTCATAGGAGAGACACCCTTTACGGTAGAGAGTATAGCACGGAAGCTAGGATTGATTTGAAGAGTGCATGTCCTGAGAAGATGGAAGAAAATGTGCACGAGTTAGAAGAAAGACTAGAAAGATTAGCTAGTTCAACGTACGACCTAAACACTCAATGGGGAAATGAGGTATGTCCATCTgcatttcaaattttagatgagatggtcacacagtTTAGTAACTGACTCGTAGTGAACTTTATTAACATGGCAGATTGGTTTGAAGTATGGCTGCCCAGTCGAAGATGTACTGACCGGGTTGACAATTAAGTGTAAAGGTTGGAAATCTGTTTATTATCGTCCGAAAAGGGATGCCTTCGTAGGGGTTACTGCAACGACGTTGGATCAGATATTAGTGCAACATAAGAGATGGTCCGAGGGCGATTTAATGATTCTGTTTTCTAAGTATAGCCCTGTTTGGTATGGACTTGGAAAGCTCAATCCTGGCCTTGTGTTGGGATATCTCATTTACTGCCTCTGGTCTCCGAATTGCTGGGCAACTCTGTACTACTCTATCGTCCCTTCGTTTTGTCTACTCAAAGGAATTCCCCTATTTCCACAGGTATTTTTTGCCTCTTCATCATCacattttcttaacaaacataAAACTAGCACTAAAAGCACATTGCGAGCAGAATCACTGgtctacaaaaaaaatttgacaaattttGCTTTTGGTCTTAACTTTCAGGTCTCCAGCAAATGGTTCTTGCCATTTGCATATGTGGTAATCGCGGAACTAATATATAGTTTTGCTGAGTTCCTGTGGAGTGGCGGAACAATTCTTGGATGGTGGAATGAACAAAGAATATGGCTTTACAAGAGAACAAGCTCCTACATGTTTGCCTTTCTTGATACAATGTTGAAGTTATTTGGTTCTTCCAATACAACATTCATAGTCACTCCAAAAGTCACTAATGATGATGTGTTGTTGAGATACAAACAAGAGAAAATGGAATTTGGAAGTGCTTCACCTATGCTTACAATTTTGTCAACATTGGCAATGATCAATCTTTTTTGCCTAATGGGGTTGGTGAAAAACTTGATATTAACAAGAGAATTGGGATTGGAATATGTATTTGAAACTATGGCTTTGCAAATTTTGCTTTGTGGGGTTCTTGTTTTTGTTAACTTGCCTTTGTATAATGCTCTCTTCTTTAGGCAAGATAAGGGGAAAATACCTAGTTCCACTGCATTTCAATCAGTTGTTTTTGCACTTTCTATTTGTACATGTATTGCATATATGTAATTGTCAGATGAAATAGGGATACGTGGTTTCCTTATATGACCTTGGACAATCCTCTTCTTATGATTCCTAGCGTAGAAAGCATGttgaataattaatttacgATGATTTTCAATTCAATGCATTGTGTTTTactcaaattatttattcatataaCATTATAATTGACCTCAACCTCAATAGCTAGTTAACACTAGCTCCAATTTACTTTGAAAGCGTGCAACTAAGTTTCATATTTAAATGCTCATGATcagaat
This region includes:
- the LOC125876532 gene encoding cellulose synthase-like protein E1 isoform X2; this encodes MEKLKYEPLFETEKGKGRILYRLFATSLFCGIILIWFYRLCNIPKSGENGRYVWIGMLGAELWFSFYWFITQSVRWNRIYRHTFRDRLLMRYENELPRVDVFVCTADPVIEPPIMVINTVLSVLAYNYPPEKLSVYLSDDAGSELTFYALLEASRFAKHWLPYCKKFNIEPRSPAAYFASLSVSDQSDADFSKMKRLYEEMANKIDVVCNAGTVSDQAKLEYKGFSKWNSYSSKKNHAAILQILNDSRDEETKDVDGVRLPTLVYVAREKHPEHFHNFKAGAMNALLRVSSEISNAPVILNVDCDMYSNNSNAIQDALCFFMDEERSREIAFVQFPQSFGNATKNEVYGSLRVIDEVEFHGADGYGGPLYTGTGCFHRRDTLYGREYSTEARIDLKSACPEKMEENVHELEERLERLASSTYDLNTQWGNEIGLKYGCPVEDVLTGLTIKCKGWKSVYYRPKRDAFVGVTATTLDQILVQHKRWSEGDLMILFSKYSPVWYGLGKLNPGLVLGYLIYCLWSPNCWATLYYSIVPSFCLLKGIPLFPQVSSKWFLPFAYVVIAELIYSFAEFLWSGGTILGWWNEQRIWLYKRTSSYMFAFLDTMLKLFGSSNTTFIVTPKVTNDDVLLRYKQEKMEFGSASPMLTILSTLAMINLFCLMGLVKNLILTRELGLEYVFETMALQILLCGVLVFVNLPLYNALFFRQDKGKIPSSTAFQSMRIGSLKVWILVTILVVAWRCGGVYGIRFVIDREECFSHKVQMGESVHFSFVVIKSEGSWHYSEEGVDLVVKGPSGEQLHDFRDKISEKTEFVAHHEGVYRFCFTNKSPYHETIDFDLHAAHFSYHDEHAKDEHFKPLFEHIGQLEEALYNIQFEQHWLEAQTDRQAIVNEIMSKRAVYKALLESSALIGVSVLQVYLLKHLFERKLGQSRV